One window of the Labilibaculum sp. genome contains the following:
- a CDS encoding glycoside hydrolase family 127 protein, which translates to MFQKVCRLVLLLGLIFPIALSAQEMLYPNEFPLGDVQLLDGAFKDARDLNIEVLLKYDVDRLLAPYRKEAGLSQKAKSYTNWEGLDGHVGGHYLSAMAINYAATGNLECKKRMDYMISELKDCQEANTQKYPDWGVGYVGGIPRSTALWSKIKAGDVGAIWKAWAPYYNIHKMYAGLRDAWLYAGNEEAKNVFLQFCDWAITITQGLSDKQMEDMLANEYGGMNEVLADAFQISGNEKYLTAAKRYSHKMFLDPLSKGIDMLDNKHANTQIPKIIGFERIAELCQDDKYGKAGSFFWETVTTNRSLAFGGNSRREHFPAKESCSDFVNVNDGPESCNSYNMLKLTEDLFRVNPAAKYADYYERTLFNHILSSQHPEHGGYVYFTPARPRHYRVYSAPNEAMWCCVGSGMENHGKYNQFIYTHSSDSLFLNLFIASELNWKQKGVKIKQETTFPNEEQTKLTISEGTSKFKLLVRYPVWVSKGALKIAVNGKDLAYSILPSSYVCIDRKWKKGDVVQITLPMQNTIEHLPNVPEYIAFMHGPILLGAKTGTEDLRGLVADDSRWGQSSSGKFLPIDKAPILINDDIQNIGSKLVPVEGKPLNYTLNVKMVNPAKLTLEPFSKIHDARYMMYWLALSNSGYKAYTDSLANIEKEKLVLEKRTIDQVGPGEQQPETDHGMLSENSNKGNNLNEFFREANNGGFFSYDLATKSETDLSLRVRYWGAEWGSRKFDIYIDDEKLLTEDNTGKWNLSKFRDVEYSIPNSMVTGKDHIRIKFQSLTGSTAGAVYYIRLVENK; encoded by the coding sequence ATGTTTCAAAAAGTATGCAGATTAGTGTTGTTATTAGGGCTGATATTCCCTATTGCATTAAGCGCACAGGAAATGCTATATCCCAACGAATTCCCTTTGGGAGATGTACAACTACTTGATGGGGCGTTCAAAGATGCCCGCGACCTGAATATTGAGGTGCTGCTGAAATATGATGTCGACCGTTTATTGGCTCCTTATCGCAAAGAAGCTGGATTATCCCAAAAGGCAAAAAGCTATACCAATTGGGAAGGCCTGGACGGACACGTGGGGGGGCATTACTTGTCGGCTATGGCAATTAATTATGCTGCAACCGGTAATTTAGAATGTAAAAAACGCATGGATTATATGATCTCTGAACTAAAGGACTGTCAAGAAGCCAACACTCAGAAATATCCTGATTGGGGTGTTGGGTATGTTGGAGGCATTCCGCGCAGTACAGCTTTGTGGTCTAAGATCAAAGCAGGAGACGTTGGGGCAATATGGAAGGCATGGGCACCCTATTACAATATCCATAAAATGTATGCAGGCCTGAGAGATGCATGGTTATATGCAGGTAATGAAGAAGCAAAGAACGTTTTCCTTCAATTTTGCGATTGGGCAATTACAATTACTCAGGGCTTGTCGGACAAGCAAATGGAAGATATGCTTGCTAACGAATACGGTGGCATGAACGAAGTACTTGCCGATGCGTTCCAAATTTCAGGCAATGAAAAATACCTTACAGCGGCCAAACGTTATTCGCACAAAATGTTTCTCGATCCATTGTCGAAGGGAATAGATATGCTTGATAACAAACATGCCAATACCCAGATTCCAAAAATTATTGGTTTCGAACGAATTGCAGAGCTTTGTCAGGATGATAAATATGGTAAAGCGGGCAGCTTTTTCTGGGAAACGGTAACAACCAACCGTTCGTTGGCTTTTGGTGGCAACAGCCGAAGGGAACACTTTCCTGCAAAAGAATCGTGCAGCGATTTTGTAAATGTAAATGATGGGCCGGAATCATGCAATTCGTATAACATGCTCAAATTAACCGAAGACCTTTTTCGGGTGAATCCAGCTGCAAAATATGCTGATTATTATGAACGTACCCTATTCAATCACATCCTCTCTTCTCAGCATCCCGAACATGGTGGGTATGTTTATTTTACCCCGGCACGTCCGCGTCATTACCGGGTTTACTCGGCTCCAAACGAAGCGATGTGGTGTTGCGTTGGCTCTGGTATGGAAAACCACGGCAAATACAATCAATTCATTTATACCCATTCAAGCGATTCATTATTTCTGAATCTTTTTATTGCATCTGAATTGAACTGGAAACAAAAAGGGGTAAAAATCAAACAGGAAACAACTTTTCCTAATGAAGAACAAACAAAGCTTACCATTTCAGAGGGGACTTCAAAATTCAAATTATTAGTTCGTTATCCGGTTTGGGTAAGCAAAGGTGCTTTGAAAATTGCTGTGAACGGAAAGGATTTGGCCTACTCAATACTTCCTTCGTCTTATGTTTGCATCGACAGAAAATGGAAAAAAGGGGATGTGGTTCAAATTACATTGCCCATGCAAAATACCATTGAACATTTACCCAATGTTCCTGAATACATCGCTTTTATGCATGGACCTATTTTATTGGGTGCGAAAACCGGAACCGAAGATTTAAGAGGCTTGGTTGCAGATGATAGTCGTTGGGGACAATCTTCAAGCGGAAAATTTTTACCTATTGATAAAGCCCCAATTCTGATTAATGATGACATTCAAAATATCGGAAGTAAGTTGGTTCCGGTTGAAGGCAAGCCGTTAAATTATACATTAAATGTAAAAATGGTCAATCCGGCCAAACTTACACTAGAACCATTTAGTAAGATACACGATGCCAGATATATGATGTATTGGTTGGCTTTGTCAAATTCAGGCTACAAGGCATACACCGATTCGTTGGCAAACATCGAAAAAGAAAAACTTGTTCTGGAAAAACGCACAATCGATCAGGTAGGTCCCGGCGAGCAACAGCCCGAAACTGATCATGGCATGCTATCCGAAAATTCCAATAAAGGCAATAATCTAAATGAGTTTTTCCGCGAGGCCAATAACGGCGGCTTTTTCAGCTACGATCTGGCAACAAAGTCAGAGACCGATTTGAGTTTGAGAGTCCGCTATTGGGGAGCCGAATGGGGTAGCAGGAAATTTGATATTTATATCGACGATGAAAAACTTCTGACCGAAGACAATACCGGAAAATGGAACCTGTCAAAATTTCGTGATGTGGAATATTCCATTCCCAACTCGATGGTTACTGGGAAAGACCATATAAGGATTAAATTTCAGTCCCTTACGGGAAGTACTGCAGGAGCTGTTTATTATATTAGGTTGGTCGAAAATAAATAA
- a CDS encoding transposase, giving the protein MKQERRAFTREFKLNAVELSYSKANLVELANESSIRPELLYRWRSELSGHQGKKSPGNGKPKLTDEESEVSC; this is encoded by the coding sequence ATGAAACAAGAGAGAAGAGCATTTACACGGGAGTTCAAATTGAATGCTGTAGAATTAAGTTATTCCAAGGCAAATCTAGTGGAACTGGCAAATGAGTCAAGTATCCGCCCCGAACTCTTATATCGCTGGCGTAGCGAATTGTCAGGTCATCAAGGGAAAAAATCTCCGGGTAATGGAAAGCCTAAACTGACAGATGAAGAATCTGAAGTTTCGTGTTAA
- a CDS encoding AraC family transcriptional regulator, with protein sequence MNKRKRTVYELGFKHPQHFTRMFKKSVGMSPSEYRNDYTYNSSA encoded by the coding sequence ATGAATAAAAGAAAAAGAACAGTTTACGAGCTTGGATTTAAGCATCCTCAACACTTTACACGTATGTTTAAAAAGAGTGTGGGAATGTCACCAAGTGAGTACAGGAATGATTATACATATAACTCTTCAGCATAA